A stretch of the Porites lutea chromosome 12, jaPorLute2.1, whole genome shotgun sequence genome encodes the following:
- the LOC140921767 gene encoding uncharacterized protein produces MKTFIAVLLLTACAAYVTAEHMAFHKAVFQFLDKRHDERMTQILRDNGLPEDTIPANDHHEKSPEWMKPCIETAKESWKNAGHDACKRLACIDNFFECIKKSHPTPLPSLPPLQKGCVFLLYMCRKHSPTCAGELCCFVRIKRCFKAVAEH; encoded by the exons ATGAAGACTTTCATAGCTGTTCTCCTCCTGACCGCCTGTGCGGCTTATGTCACTGCTGAACATATGGCTTTTCACAAAGCCGTGTTTCAGTTTTTGGACAAGCGTCACGATGAAAGAATGACACAGATACTAAGAGACAACGGACTACCTGAGGACACTATACCTGCTAACGATCATCACGAAAAATCCCCAGAATGGATG AAACCTTGCATTGAAACAGCAAAGGAATCTTGGAAAAATGCAGGGCATGACGCTTGCAAAAGACTGGCTTGTATCGACAACTTCTTCGAGTGCATCAAAAAAAGCCACCCTACGCCTCTACCATCTCTTCCACCGCTTCAG AAAGGCTGCGTGTTTCTCCTGTATATGTGCAGGAAGCACAGCCCTACTTGTGCTGGTGAATTGTGCTGTTTTGTTCGCATCAAAAGATGCTTCAAGGCCGTCGCTGAACACTGA
- the LOC140921562 gene encoding protein rolling stone-like — protein MFREEFQLKHFRLWHLVRRDFSDSKWLPLPVFIAYRLIVLVYIFAWLIYNICRRGGKLFIYLTNWNFTLLNVYFIVATILPCIALFKDVKKKRGKETSALEMAVESRDEVDEPLVGTREKDALQWQHKLLWLLHTISSTGGLIVTVGYWTVLKGNEKVDANNITKHLLNSVFMVIDIWLSCIPVRLIHCFYVFLYFIVYILFSVIYWLLGGTNVEGKQYIYEPLNYNHLEPRIGGLMVLFLLVVLPLLHLFFFGLTKLRDHLYKKITAKDTYY, from the exons ATGTTTCGGGAAGAATTTCAATTAAAACATTTCAGGCTGTGGCATTTGGTGCGTCGTGACTTCAGTGACTCAAAG TGGCTTCCACTACCAGTATTCATTGCCTATCGCCTCATCGTCCTAGTTTACATTTTTGCATGGCTCATCTACAACATTTGCAGGAGAGGAGGTAAACTTTTCATCTACCTGACAAACTGGAATTTTACTCTGCTAAACGTCTATTTTATTGTGGCAACGATTCTGCCCTGTATTGCCTTATTCAAAGACGTGAAAAAGAAACGGGGAAAAGAGACATCCGCGTTGGAGATGGCAGTGGAGTCCAGAGACGAAGTTGATGAACCACTTGTGGGCACACGAGAGAAAGATGCTTTGCAGTGGCAACACAAGTTACTCTGGCTCCTACACACAATCTCATCTACAGGCGGCCTGATTGTGACGGTGGGGTACTGGACGGTGCTCAAGGGCAATGAAAAAGTCGATGCAAACAACATTACAAAGCATCTGCTCAATTCCGTATTCATGGTTATCGACATTTGGCTAAGCTGCATCCCAGTACGTCTGATCCATTGCTTCTATGTCTTTCTGTACTTCATTGTGTATATCCTTTTCTCTGTCATTTACTGGCTATTGGGTGGGACCAACGTTGAAGGGAAGCAATACATCTATGAACCCCTGAATTACAACCACCTCGAACCGAGGATTGGAGGCCTTATGGTCCTTTTTCTGCTCGTGGTTTTACCTTTActgcatttgtttttctttgggcTTACCAAGTTACGAGATCACCTTTATAAAAAAATCACTGCTAAGGACACATATTATTAG
- the LOC140921293 gene encoding allatostatin-A receptor-like codes for MNTSSSIFSTSISTLSRSGTYLKSKLYVFSPAASSTKLALTISMSMSGIVGLVGSILMLWFLNKKKRIKSFIKTLSSEKNFHTYLSSLAISDVLCVLISLPSVCVQFYIDVFEGDWGCKIARYLQIVFPSITMNNLLIISIEKYFSTRKIPRPFFYSTVKKLVLLAWIVGVVFVLLPASTFTQIRYEYNETHYTLDCKYDKQYFPYRIIFISFITMQYIIPTFITLVISICLIKTVMATTKKSINVFKDNAIKKMLRAAQRRATVSVILLVLAFVIPYCFYFGQVFYTMATQDDIRYDTDFLVRYSSAVLAYSNGAINFFIYLFSLRDFRSFLKERLVFRFRTINPMSEETERGHDSHPT; via the coding sequence ATGAATACATCCTCAAGTATTTTTTCGACCAGCATCTCAACCTTATCCAGGAGTGGGACCTACTTAAAGTCTAAACTCTATGTGTTTAGCCCAGCAGCATCCTCGACAAAGCTCGCGTTGACGATATCAATGTCTATGTCTGGAATTGTTGGATTAGTTGGAAGTATTCTAATGCTCTGGTTtcttaacaaaaagaaaaggataaagTCTTTCATAAAGACTTTGTCATCAGAAAAAAACTTCCACACCTATCTCAGTAGTTTAGCCATTTCCGATGTTCTCTGTGTTTTAATATCGCTCCCATCAGTCTGCGTTCAGTTCTATATTGATGTGTTTGAAGGTGACTGGGGTTGCAAAATAGCACGTTACTTGCAAATCGTATTTCCGTCAATTACTATGAACAACTTGTTAATAATATCTATAGAAAAGTATTTCTCAACTCGTAAAATTCCCCGCCCATTTTTTTATTCCACCGTAAAGAAATTGGTATTGCTTGCATGGATTGTGggggttgtttttgttttacttccAGCAAGTACCTTTACACAAATAAGATATGAATACAACGAAACTCATTACACTTTGGATTGCAAATACGACAAGCAGTACTTTCCATACAGAATCATTTTCATTTCCTTCATAACTATGCAGTATATTATACCGACTTTCATCACATTAGTAATAAGTATTTGTCTCATCAAAACTGTGATGGCAACcacaaaaaaaagtataaacGTTTTCAAAGACAATGCCATCAAAAAAATGTTAAGAGCCGCTCAAAGAAGAGCAACAGTCAGTGTTATTTTACTTGTATTGGCATTTGTTATCCcatactgtttttattttggtcAAGTATTCTACACCATGGCAACACAAGATGACATTAGGTATGACACCGACTTCCTCGTTCGTTATTCAAGTGCAGTTTTAGCCTACTCAAACGGTGCTatcaattttttcatttacttgtTCTCACTGAGGGATTTTCGTTCTTTTCTAAAAGAACGCTTAGTTTTCAGATTTCGCACCATTAATCCAATGTCAGAGGAGACAGAGAGAGGTCACGATTCACACCCTACTTAG
- the LOC140922077 gene encoding uncharacterized protein, with protein MSDEPSDAKWGILYKATRDGFKPANFHKRCDGKSPTLVVIKSGENIFGGYAGKPWSSPEGHVFDDQASEKSFLFSLKNPSGYPPEKILPFPDPHCEDACVKGAVKSRADFGPTFGEYGNIIDLSTLTGKTNRVGFAKIRQGFRTKYTEEQDYFNGYELYVVDELEVFGLTK; from the exons ATGTCAGATGAACCAAGTGATGCCAAATGGGGTATTCTGTACAAGGCAACTAGAGATGGGTTTAAGCCAGCTAACTTTCATAAGAGATGTGATGGAAAGTCGCCAACCCTTGTTGTGATCAAAAGCGGTGAGAATATCTTTGGTGGGTATGCAGGCAAACCGTGGTCCTCGC ctgAAGGGCATGTCTTTGACGACCAGGCAAGtgaaaaatcatttctttttaGTCTGAAAAATCCAAGTGGATATCCTCCCGAGAAAATACTCCCTTTCCCGGATCCCCATTGTGAAGATGCCTGTGTGAAAGGAGCAGTTAAAAGCAGAGCTGATTTTGGACCGACTTTTGGCGAATATGGAAACATCATTGATCTTTCAACGTTGACGGGAAAAACAAATCGCGTGGGTTTTGCAAAAATAAGACAAGGCTTTCGAACAAAGTATACCGAAGAACAAGATTACTTCAACGGATATGAGTTATACGTCGTGGATGAATTAGAAGTATTTGGACTTACCAAATAA
- the LOC140921546 gene encoding BTB/POZ domain-containing protein KCTD16-like, which produces MAEEKVVRLNVGGVSYQTSLATLGKYPKSILAATSKLKKDENGSYFVDRDGELFRHILNYLRNGKLICSDETLSPLRDQLVAEAKFYQLEGLINQLSLQPKVFRESSIITSVNEENTLLSWMSDHEPVDAKWGILYKATRDGFKPANFHKRCDGKSPTLVVIKSGENVFGGYADKPWSSPEGHAYDHQVSEKSFIFSLKNPHGYPPEKMLPSPDPRSKETFVRGGVKSKADRGPAFGDFGNVIDLVALSGNSNRVGFAEIREGFRTKYEDKAYLNGGYGLFVVDELEVFGLAK; this is translated from the exons ATGGCTGAAGAAAAAGTCGTCAGACTTAACGTTGGAGGTGTTTCTTACCAGACATCCCTTGCAACACTGGGCAAATACCCTAAGTCTATTCTTGCAGCCACTTCAAAATTGAAGAAAGACGAAAATGGTTCGTACTTCGTTGACAGGGATGGTGAGCTGTTCAG GCACATACTCAATTACCTTCGAAATGGGAAGTTAATCTGCTCTGATGAGACCCTATCCCCACTGCGTGACCAACTAGTCGCTGAAGCCAAGTTTTATCAGCTAGAAGGACTAATCAACCAGCTCAGTCTACAGCCAAAAGTGTTCAGAGAGTCGTCAATAATTACCAGCGTTAATGAAGAAAATACTCTGCTGTCGTGGATGTCAGATCATGAACCAGTTGATGCCAAATGGGGTATTCTGTACAAAGCAACTAGAGATGGGTTTAAGCCAGCTAACTTTCACAAGAGATGTGATGGAAAGTCACCAACTCTTGTGGTGATCAAAAGTGGTGAGAATGTCTTTGGTGGCTATGCGGACAAGCCATGGTCCTCAC ctGAGGGCCACGCCTATGACCACCAAGTAAGCGAAAAGTCATTCATTTTCAGTCTGAAAAACCCACATGGCTATCCTCCAGAAAAAATGCTCCCCTCGCCCGATCCCCGCAGCAAAGAGACGTTCGTTAGGGGAGGGGTCAAAAGCAAAGCAGACCGAGGGCCGGCGTTTGGTGATTTTGGCAACGTTATTGATCTTGTTGCACTTTCAGGAAATTCAAATCGCGTGGGTTTTGCAGAAATTAGGGAAGGTTTTCGAACAAAGTATGAAGACAAGGCTTACTTGAATGGCGGATATGGGTTATTCGTCGTGGATGAATTAGAAGTATTTGGACTTGCGAAATGA
- the LOC140954017 gene encoding uncharacterized protein, with product MSAQEELRLGLFDLARAKLVKAHKLMDEACELINQGLDNLKPEKSAAEKLSKTIDSDVHVGSTIKLNVGGKIYKTTLETLRKDPDSMLCAMFCRRHKVKPDAEDGAYFIDRDGKLFRYILNYLRNGELLFPENKILRKELLNEADFYQIQGIISQLSENLTKLSKIIKNEDHGFTVMSWLPPCASCTLLFRARIDGKTDADFHRYCDNKGPTLIVIQSGVYIFGGYTTKSWTSPSSLIAFADTESFLFTLVNPAGNQPVKLTSKPGGGIRCCSGRGPAFGNKSYYDLKIWDGNQAAGYLHLGHGFNFPSSENKTGYFTGSDGFVVTELEVYKVGFKSKLST from the exons ATGTCTGCTCAAGAGGAACTGCGACTGGGCTTGTTTGACTTGGCTCGCGCTAAGTTAGTCAAAGCACACAAGCTTATGGACGAAGCATGTGAACTAATTAACCAGGGCCTTGATAATCTTAAACCAGAAAAGTCAGCCGCTGAAAAGTTGTCAAAAACCATAGACTCGGATGTTCACGTTGGCAGCACGATTAAGTTGAACGTCGGTGGAAAGATATATAAAACAACACTAGAGACCTTGAGAAAAGATCCGGATTCTATGTTGTGTGCGATGTTTTGCAGGAGGCATAAAGTGAAACCAGACGCCGAAGATGGGGCATATTTTATTGACCGCGATGGTAAACTTTTCAG GTACATTTTGAACTATCTTCGAAATGGCGAGCTCCTTTTCccagaaaacaaaattctcaGGAAAGAACTACTTAACGAAGCCGACTTTTATCAGATTCAAGGGATAATCTCTCAACTAAGTGAAAACCTAACCAAACTATCCAAAATAATAAAGAATGAAGATCATGGCTTCACTGTCATGTCATGGTTGCCTCCTTGTGCTTCTTGTACCTTGCTGTTCCGAGCCAGGATCGACGGAAAGACTGATGCGGACTTTCACCGTTACTGTGACAACAAAGGGCCTACCCTTATAGTAATACAAAGTGGAGTATACATCTTTGGCGGCTACACAACAAAGTCATGGACATCAC CTTCCTCCTTAATCGCCTTTGCTGACACTGAGTCCTTTTTGTTTACACTGGTCAATCCTGCTGGGAACCAACCGGTAAAGCTTACTTCAAAACCAGGTGGCGGAATACGATGCTGTAGTGGTAGGGGACCAGCTTTCGGTAATAAGAGCTACTACGACCTCAAAATTTGGGACGGAAATCAGGCAGCAGGTTACCTTCATCTTGGCCACGGTTTCAACTTTCCCAGTTCCGAGAACAAAACAGGATACTTTACTGGTTCTGACGGTTTTGTGGTCACGGAATTAGAAGTATATAAAGTGGGGTTTAAGAGTAAACTTAGCACTTGA